caaggtttcacagctaaagctgttggctgaggtttctgtcctactcagttcccacagtcattaagtcccaaagaaatcacacagaggtctacattaattataaactgattggcctagtagctcaggcttcttattaactcttagcccataattcttgtctgtgttaaccaagtggcttggtacctttcctgGTGAGGCAgtctcttcttccatcctctgcatctctcttctccttttcttaatCCTGCTAGCTGCACTCCAACTTGTAAACTTCTTGTCTAGATTCTATGACAACAGATTCAAAAGATTTCTAGCCAGTTATTATTACAGGATCACTGGTCCCTGGCTAAAGAGCCAGAGGCCTGCAGCACCCAGTTACATCCTGATGATGAAGATCAGGATTGCCCCCAAGGATAACGATCCCATcaatcaacaggaagtaatttAATGACGATGGCACCACCCTTCCCAACCCtccattatttattaataaacaaaaatgggGGGGATGTGGGGTAAAAAGGGTCAAGGAAAAACTTCCTGACCCTGACTTGACCCCAGGACCAGagcttgaaatcccaccaatcaagaaaaatatatagctcaataaaaaccataagaaggaaggaaggaaggaaggaaggaaggaaggaaggaaggaaggaaggaaggaaggaaggaaggaaggaaggaagggggaaaaggaggaaaggagggagggagggaagggaaggaagggaaagaaggaaggaaggaaggaaggaaggaaggaaggaaggaaggaaggaaggaaggaaggaaggaaggaaggaaggaaggaagcccaccaatccctgagcttgcccCAGAATCAGACTACAAAATTCCTCTGATCCCACATCACCCTGGGAAGCTCCATCCCACAAGACATCCTATATAAGCTCTGTACCCCGCTCAGTTTGCTGCTGTTCTCACCCTAGAAGCAACCACCCTGATggattttcccctttctttcgtATGCAGTGTGACAGTTTTCACTGGCTAGAACCCAGCTTTAACAATTTATTTGTGCCAAAGTCAGAGCAGAGCAGGACTGTAACACTTTCCCTGGAGAAACTTTCCCCTAGGAAAGCAGAATTGTAACACTCCAGGGGACCTGAGCAGAGCTATAACACTTGCATTGGGAAAACCTTTCCCTGGAGCAGGGCTGTAAGCTGCTACACTTacagtgactttgtggtattccttggctcctgactccCAGGATCGCTTTCCATTCAAGATGCAATGCTTACAATAAGCATTCACATCTACCTAAACATAAACCAATCTCATAGAATGCACAGCCCTTATGAATAGGTGATATTTGATTTACCTTTcctcaaagtcagcctggtctttgAAGCACACCCGTCTTTTGGTCCCTGATAGCTTTAAGTATGTGCACGAGCTACAAGAATAACTGGGGTCCCCTGAATTGTGGGGTCCCAGCCTTCCTCCCTAGGCTGCCACTTATGCCTCACTATGTTTCTTCTTGAAGCACCCTGTTTGCTGTCCTGAAAAGGCAGCTGTATTTTCCGTCTGGTGCCGAACACCCAGAATTCTTTATCATGAGATTTGGCCATTTCCAAGGCCTGCATCTTCCTCCTGTTTAGAAGCTGGGATTTGGCTTCTGCCAGCAGATTCTGGCCCAATACCCTTGATGGTCCCTCCAGGAAAGTATTTTCCTGCAGGAATTGAGCTTGTGCTTCCCTTTCTTTAGAAGCTTTCATGTCTTCCAGTGTGTCTTGCCCTGATGGCTCCGGCTTCAGCTTTTCTCCCGGCTTCTCCTCTCTAACTGATGGAGGGCACACTGCCTGCATTGGACGTCTAGAATGGGGCTTGATCTTCTTGCCCTGCAAAAAGATGTTTTCGTCTAAAGGAGCAACGTGTTTGTCGTATCTGTAGGGTCCTCGTGGCTGTCTGAGTTCTatgtctcctcctccttccagatGGTCCCTCCTCAGATCCTCTAGGTTCTTTAGCTGCTGACATttcttggttgggtttttgttgttcaCAACCACCTCTTGTTGCAGGAACTGCCTGGCGTCTTCTGGGGTTTTCTCTGTTTGCTTCCTGACTTTGCCAAGCAACGCCATTGTTCTCCTGTTCACCTGCGCCTCCCACGCTGTTACTGCTTTGGGACTGTTCTTTGGCAAATCCAAGTGTCCGGGAAATGTCCGCCTGTGCCCCTGGCCTTCCGCAGAGTCACCCCGCTGGAACCTTTTGGAGACTATGTTCAGACAGCCTTTAGGGTCAGGGGAATGGCCCTCACTAACAGAGCTTGTAAGCCGTGGAAGATGTTCTGGTTTCTTCTTGCCATGAGATAGAAGCTCTTCTATGCTAAACTGTTTATTGCCCAGACCTCTTCTATGTTCTGGGGCCTCCCAGAGGAGTTTAATCTCCCGGAGTGCCACATAAGCCCTAGGGGCAGGCCTAGGGGTTTGTTCCACTGATCCTTCCTGGGTCCTGGTATATGGAAGTCTCCTCTTCTTCAGAAAGTGAGAGAGCGATTCTTGGGAACACATGTTCTCTCACCAGAGCCTCGCTCTTCTTAGGCCCTACCCTGAGGTCAGGGAACCTCTCCTAgctgcagattctctctctctctctctctctctctctctctctctctctctctctctctctctctctctctctctcactaatACAATTCCAGTACAAATCACTACTCCGCACAGTTCCTCCAACCTCTGGTATCCACACTGTACTGATGCTTCCTGGGGGTTGAGGACTAAAGTACCCTCTTGTACATCACGGTCCAGAATGCTAGGGCTTATCTGTCTCTTTATGATGCAGTGGGCGGGGCTGGAGGGAAGATGGCTGTAACTCAGGCTGGGCCCAGTATTAAGGAGTATTTCATTCTGCGACCTCTGTCATTCCAGATGTTAAGGGTAACAACATCTAGGAAAACCACCCACAGCTTGAAAGGCACAGGCACGTTATAAGTGGGTGAGAGGTGACCTGTGACGGACAGTTGAGGAGCAGGAAGAGTGGCCTCTAGGGAGTTAGAGGGCCCGTGAGCTGACTTCCTGGGACTGGCCATGGATGTCAGCTCCTTCAGCCCTGCATAGCCTCTTGTCAAGGAATAAAACAACACTCACTCCAGAGAATCAAAAGGAGAGGCTTATTCTAGAAGCAAATATGAATGCCCATGGTCCAGAAGAATCATTTTTGGTTTCACCAAATATCATTTTCCAACAAAGTAGCCATTTCATAATGTTTTTATAGTAATAGAACAAAGAAGACCAGAAGTCAAGATAATTTTCAAACACACTGGTGGAAACAGCAGGTAGGCAGACTACGGCAAAGCACAGACGTCGCTGCTCTCAGCCTCAAAGGCGGTATGA
The sequence above is a segment of the Chionomys nivalis chromosome 20, mChiNiv1.1, whole genome shotgun sequence genome. Coding sequences within it:
- the LOC130862631 gene encoding protein Tex24-like; the protein is MCSQESLSHFLKKRRLPYTRTQEGSVEQTPRPAPRAYVALREIKLLWEAPEHRRGLGNKQFSIEELLSHGKKKPEHLPRLTSSVSEGHSPDPKGCLNIVSKRFQRGDSAEGQGHRRTFPGHLDLPKNSPKAVTAWEAQVNRRTMALLGKVRKQTEKTPEDARQFLQQEVVVNNKNPTKKCQQLKNLEDLRRDHLEGGGDIELRQPRGPYRYDKHVAPLDENIFLQGKKIKPHSRRPMQAVCPPSVREEKPGEKLKPEPSGQDTLEDMKASKEREAQAQFLQENTFLEGPSRVLGQNLLAEAKSQLLNRRKMQALEMAKSHDKEFWVFGTRRKIQLPFQDSKQGASRRNIVRHKWQPREEGWDPTIQGTPVILVARAHT